In Aptenodytes patagonicus chromosome 6, bAptPat1.pri.cur, whole genome shotgun sequence, one genomic interval encodes:
- the KNG1 gene encoding kininogen-1 isoform X2, with amino-acid sequence MKPFIVLALCCSFFSSRATPLPLEFLDCDDPDVFKAVDTALKKYNGDRAAGNQFALYVVMEAKRTAGPDTQFYVKYRIQETTCATEENKLWQDCDYKVPAEAKTGECTAQVHMNNAEKTSNISQDCKIFPATPKITLTEATCLGCFHPISSDSSEVSEILKQAIQKFNRHSAEHALFKLVGIKEAKRQVVAGWNYVIKYEIEETNCSKDQFQDLTPECKTTSRGRVGKCDAKAYENLHAQIVDIASQCKLPVEDTVNPDTCSGCPETIPKDSPELKELLKVSMEKYNSESNDDFYYKGGEIETATVQVVAGQNYHILFVVWKTNCSKKEFEKLNEDCEATSDSAPLPCEAQIHVIPWENKISSQVNCSKERSMATFLRRPPGFTPFRSFAALDQPNKISHSDKNEEERQRPEKETRKDGGQEPEGEDRPESPLPRCPGKPWKRIIDLPAPSSFPREFTNEDLLPSAAENINPATENSTHPQTKDLDLSDALL; translated from the exons ATGAAACCTTTCATTGTACTAGCACTCTGCTGTAGTTTTTTCTCTAGCAGAGCCACCCCTCTTCCACTTGAGTTTTTGGACTGTGATGACCCTGATGTCTTTAAAGCTGTCGACACAGCACTGAAGAAATACAATGGAGACAGAGCAGCTGGTAATCAATTTGCTCTATATGTGGTGATGGAAGCCAAGAGAACT GCAGGTCCTGACACACAATTCTATGTGAAATATCGAATACAAGAAACCACTTGTGCCACTGAGGAAAACAAACTCTGGCAAGACTGTGATTACAAAGTACCTGCAGAGGCT aaaacaggAGAATGCACAGCTCAAGTTCACATGAATAATGCTGAAAAAACAAGTAACATTTCGCAAGATTGCAAAATTTTTCCAG ctacGCCAAAGATAACACTTACTGAGGCTACATGTCTTGGATGCTTCCATCCTATATCAAGTGACAGTTCAGAAGTGTCAGAAATTCTGAAACAAGCCATTCAAAAGTTTAACAGGCACAGTGCTGAACATGCCCTTTTTAAGCTTGTGGGAATAAAAGAAGCTAAAAGACAG GTGGTAGCTGGATGGAATTACGTAATTAAATATGAAATCGAGGAGACTAATTGCTCGAAAGACCAATTTCAAGATCTAACTCCAGAGTGCAAAACCACTTCTAGAGGT CGTGTAGGTAAATGTGATGCCAAAGCATATGAAAATCTTCACGCGCAGATCGTAGATATTGCAAGCCAATGCAAGCTTCCAG TTGAAGACACGGTAAATCCTGACACTTGCAGTGGTTGTCCGGAGACTATCCCAAAAGACAGTCCAGAACTGAAGGAACTACTGAAGGTTTCTATGGAGAAGTATAATTCAGAGAGCAATGATGATTTCTACTATAAAGGTGGAGAAATAGAAACAGCGACAGTTCAG GTGGTTGCAGGACAAAACTACCATATATTATTTGTGGTCTGGAAGACAAACTGCTcaaagaaagagtttgaaaaaCTTAATGAAGACTGTGAAGCCACATCAGACAGT GCACCATTGCCATGTGAAGCACAAATTCATGTGATCCCATGGGAGAATAAAATCTCTTCCCAGGTTAACTGCTCTAAAGAACGGTCAATG GCTACATTTCTAAGAAGGCCTCCTGGATTCACACCTTTCCGAAGCTTTGCTGCATTAGACCAGCCAAATAAAATTTCACACTCTgataaaaatgaagaagaaaggcaaagacCTGAGAAAGAAACGAGAAAAGATGGTGGACAGGAACCAGAAGGTGAAG ACCGCCCGGAATCTCCGCTCCCCAGATGTCCTGGAAAACCGTGGAAACGAATTATAGACCTTCCGGCTCCCTCTAGCTTTCCCAGAGAATTCACAAATGAGGATCTCTTGCCTTCCGCAGCAGAAAACATCAATCCAGCAACAGAAAACTCAACACATCCCCAAACCAAAGACCTTGATCTCTCAGATGCTTTACTATAA
- the KNG1 gene encoding kininogen-1 isoform X3, whose amino-acid sequence MKPFIVLALCCSFFSSRATPLPLEFLDCDDPDVFKAVDTALKKYNGDRAAGNQFALYVVMEAKRTAGPDTQFYVKYRIQETTCATEENKLWQDCDYKVPAEAKTGECTAQVHMNNAEKTSNISQDCKIFPATPKITLTEATCLGCFHPISSDSSEVSEILKQAIQKFNRHSAEHALFKLVGIKEAKRQVVAGWNYVIKYEIEETNCSKDQFQDLTPECKTTSRGRVGKCDAKAYENLHAQIVDIASQCKLPVEDTVNPDTCSGCPETIPKDSPELKELLKVSMEKYNSESNDDFYYKGGEIETATVQVVAGQNYHILFVVWKTNCSKKEFEKLNEDCEATSDSAPLPCEAQIHVIPWENKISSQVNCSKERSMATFLRRPPGFTPFRSFAALDQPNKISHSDKNEEERQRPEKETRKDGGQEPEDRPESPLPRCPGKPWKRIIDLPAPSSFPREFTNEDLLPSAAENINPATENSTHPQTKDLDLSDALL is encoded by the exons ATGAAACCTTTCATTGTACTAGCACTCTGCTGTAGTTTTTTCTCTAGCAGAGCCACCCCTCTTCCACTTGAGTTTTTGGACTGTGATGACCCTGATGTCTTTAAAGCTGTCGACACAGCACTGAAGAAATACAATGGAGACAGAGCAGCTGGTAATCAATTTGCTCTATATGTGGTGATGGAAGCCAAGAGAACT GCAGGTCCTGACACACAATTCTATGTGAAATATCGAATACAAGAAACCACTTGTGCCACTGAGGAAAACAAACTCTGGCAAGACTGTGATTACAAAGTACCTGCAGAGGCT aaaacaggAGAATGCACAGCTCAAGTTCACATGAATAATGCTGAAAAAACAAGTAACATTTCGCAAGATTGCAAAATTTTTCCAG ctacGCCAAAGATAACACTTACTGAGGCTACATGTCTTGGATGCTTCCATCCTATATCAAGTGACAGTTCAGAAGTGTCAGAAATTCTGAAACAAGCCATTCAAAAGTTTAACAGGCACAGTGCTGAACATGCCCTTTTTAAGCTTGTGGGAATAAAAGAAGCTAAAAGACAG GTGGTAGCTGGATGGAATTACGTAATTAAATATGAAATCGAGGAGACTAATTGCTCGAAAGACCAATTTCAAGATCTAACTCCAGAGTGCAAAACCACTTCTAGAGGT CGTGTAGGTAAATGTGATGCCAAAGCATATGAAAATCTTCACGCGCAGATCGTAGATATTGCAAGCCAATGCAAGCTTCCAG TTGAAGACACGGTAAATCCTGACACTTGCAGTGGTTGTCCGGAGACTATCCCAAAAGACAGTCCAGAACTGAAGGAACTACTGAAGGTTTCTATGGAGAAGTATAATTCAGAGAGCAATGATGATTTCTACTATAAAGGTGGAGAAATAGAAACAGCGACAGTTCAG GTGGTTGCAGGACAAAACTACCATATATTATTTGTGGTCTGGAAGACAAACTGCTcaaagaaagagtttgaaaaaCTTAATGAAGACTGTGAAGCCACATCAGACAGT GCACCATTGCCATGTGAAGCACAAATTCATGTGATCCCATGGGAGAATAAAATCTCTTCCCAGGTTAACTGCTCTAAAGAACGGTCAATG GCTACATTTCTAAGAAGGCCTCCTGGATTCACACCTTTCCGAAGCTTTGCTGCATTAGACCAGCCAAATAAAATTTCACACTCTgataaaaatgaagaagaaaggcaaagacCTGAGAAAGAAACGAGAAAAGATGGTGGACAGGAACCAGAAG ACCGCCCGGAATCTCCGCTCCCCAGATGTCCTGGAAAACCGTGGAAACGAATTATAGACCTTCCGGCTCCCTCTAGCTTTCCCAGAGAATTCACAAATGAGGATCTCTTGCCTTCCGCAGCAGAAAACATCAATCCAGCAACAGAAAACTCAACACATCCCCAAACCAAAGACCTTGATCTCTCAGATGCTTTACTATAA
- the KNG1 gene encoding kininogen-1 isoform X1, whose amino-acid sequence MKPFIVLALCCSFFSSRATPLPLEFLDCDDPDVFKAVDTALKKYNGDRAAGNQFALYVVMEAKRTAGPDTQFYVKYRIQETTCATEENKLWQDCDYKVPAEAKTGECTAQVHMNNAEKTSNISQDCKIFPATPKITLTEATCLGCFHPISSDSSEVSEILKQAIQKFNRHSAEHALFKLVGIKEAKRQVVAGWNYVIKYEIEETNCSKDQFQDLTPECKTTSRGRVGKCDAKAYENLHAQIVDIASQCKLPVEDTVNPDTCSGCPETIPKDSPELKELLKVSMEKYNSESNDDFYYKGGEIETATVQVVAGQNYHILFVVWKTNCSKKEFEKLNEDCEATSDSAPLPCEAQIHVIPWENKISSQVNCSKERSMATFLRRPPGFTPFRSFAALDQPNKISHSDKNEEERQRPEKETRKDGGQEPEGEGEPEHKHRHKHGHKHRHGHKKDHESDKRHRHEIGCGHRTGHGCGDKNHHCKNCKHKHPNPKSSEESNERVFNQNEILPSSSAETVSELVNPGVARKEISTPAEPLILPDTFLFNGLPDRPESPLPRCPGKPWKRIIDLPAPSSFPREFTNEDLLPSAAENINPATENSTHPQTKDLDLSDALL is encoded by the exons ATGAAACCTTTCATTGTACTAGCACTCTGCTGTAGTTTTTTCTCTAGCAGAGCCACCCCTCTTCCACTTGAGTTTTTGGACTGTGATGACCCTGATGTCTTTAAAGCTGTCGACACAGCACTGAAGAAATACAATGGAGACAGAGCAGCTGGTAATCAATTTGCTCTATATGTGGTGATGGAAGCCAAGAGAACT GCAGGTCCTGACACACAATTCTATGTGAAATATCGAATACAAGAAACCACTTGTGCCACTGAGGAAAACAAACTCTGGCAAGACTGTGATTACAAAGTACCTGCAGAGGCT aaaacaggAGAATGCACAGCTCAAGTTCACATGAATAATGCTGAAAAAACAAGTAACATTTCGCAAGATTGCAAAATTTTTCCAG ctacGCCAAAGATAACACTTACTGAGGCTACATGTCTTGGATGCTTCCATCCTATATCAAGTGACAGTTCAGAAGTGTCAGAAATTCTGAAACAAGCCATTCAAAAGTTTAACAGGCACAGTGCTGAACATGCCCTTTTTAAGCTTGTGGGAATAAAAGAAGCTAAAAGACAG GTGGTAGCTGGATGGAATTACGTAATTAAATATGAAATCGAGGAGACTAATTGCTCGAAAGACCAATTTCAAGATCTAACTCCAGAGTGCAAAACCACTTCTAGAGGT CGTGTAGGTAAATGTGATGCCAAAGCATATGAAAATCTTCACGCGCAGATCGTAGATATTGCAAGCCAATGCAAGCTTCCAG TTGAAGACACGGTAAATCCTGACACTTGCAGTGGTTGTCCGGAGACTATCCCAAAAGACAGTCCAGAACTGAAGGAACTACTGAAGGTTTCTATGGAGAAGTATAATTCAGAGAGCAATGATGATTTCTACTATAAAGGTGGAGAAATAGAAACAGCGACAGTTCAG GTGGTTGCAGGACAAAACTACCATATATTATTTGTGGTCTGGAAGACAAACTGCTcaaagaaagagtttgaaaaaCTTAATGAAGACTGTGAAGCCACATCAGACAGT GCACCATTGCCATGTGAAGCACAAATTCATGTGATCCCATGGGAGAATAAAATCTCTTCCCAGGTTAACTGCTCTAAAGAACGGTCAATG GCTACATTTCTAAGAAGGCCTCCTGGATTCACACCTTTCCGAAGCTTTGCTGCATTAGACCAGCCAAATAAAATTTCACACTCTgataaaaatgaagaagaaaggcaaagacCTGAGAAAGAAACGAGAAAAGATGGTGGACAGGAACCAGAAGGTGAAGGTGAACCTGAGCATAAACACAGGCATAAACATGGGCATAAACACAGGCACGGACATAAAAAGGATCATGAGTCTGACAAAAGGCATAGGCATGAAATTGGTTGTGGGCACAGAACTGGCCATGGGTGTGGGGATAAAAACCACCATTGTAAAAACTGTAAACATAAACATCCAAACCCCAAATCTTCTGAGGAGTCCAATGAAAGGgtttttaatcaaaatgaaatCCTCCCATCATCCAGTGCTGAAACAGTATCAGAGCTAGTTAATCCAGGGGTTGCAAGAAAGGAAATCAGTACACCTGCAGAACCACTAATTCTTCCtgatacttttttatttaatgggTTGCCAGACCGCCCGGAATCTCCGCTCCCCAGATGTCCTGGAAAACCGTGGAAACGAATTATAGACCTTCCGGCTCCCTCTAGCTTTCCCAGAGAATTCACAAATGAGGATCTCTTGCCTTCCGCAGCAGAAAACATCAATCCAGCAACAGAAAACTCAACACATCCCCAAACCAAAGACCTTGATCTCTCAGATGCTTTACTATAA